In a single window of the Flavobacterium sp. W4I14 genome:
- a CDS encoding L-histidine N-alpha-methyltransferase (product_source=KO:K18911; cog=COG4301; ko=KO:K18911; pfam=PF10017; superfamily=53335; tigrfam=TIGR03438) produces MTTTTIETATDNKTQFLQETLAGLHSEPKFMRSKYFYDATGDRIFQQIMEMEEYYLTKAEMEILQYQANQISQAILADGSAFDLIELGAGDATKSIHLLKSLLHHQLEFSYFPIDISAHVISDLEESLPKKLPGLNMTGLNGDYFDMLKSATEQSNRRKVVLFMGANIGNMSIADAGKFCSSLKKLLSPKDLLIIGFDLKKNPQQILAAYNDKGGITRSFNLNLLQRINKELEGNFDLNNFEHYASYDPESGACKSYLISLKKQIVNIGQNAIHFAENEHVFMEISQKYSLNDIDQLAEKTGFKPLKRFFDQHQYFVDAIWKVD; encoded by the coding sequence ATGACCACCACCACTATTGAAACAGCAACAGACAACAAAACACAGTTTCTTCAGGAAACCTTAGCAGGCTTACACTCCGAGCCAAAATTTATGCGCTCTAAGTATTTTTACGATGCTACCGGAGACCGTATTTTTCAGCAGATTATGGAAATGGAGGAATACTATTTAACCAAAGCAGAAATGGAAATTCTGCAATACCAGGCTAACCAGATTTCTCAGGCGATATTAGCCGATGGGAGCGCTTTTGATTTAATCGAACTGGGTGCTGGCGATGCCACAAAATCCATTCACCTGCTCAAATCATTGTTACATCATCAGTTGGAATTTAGTTATTTTCCGATTGACATTTCCGCACATGTAATTTCAGACCTGGAAGAAAGTTTACCTAAAAAACTTCCCGGATTAAATATGACAGGTTTAAATGGTGATTATTTTGATATGCTTAAAAGCGCTACAGAACAATCTAACCGCAGAAAAGTAGTGCTTTTTATGGGGGCAAATATCGGAAACATGAGTATAGCCGATGCTGGAAAATTCTGCTCATCATTAAAAAAACTGCTTTCCCCTAAGGATTTATTGATCATTGGATTCGACCTGAAAAAAAATCCTCAGCAGATTCTAGCTGCCTATAATGATAAAGGCGGAATTACCCGATCATTTAACCTCAATTTGCTTCAGCGCATCAATAAAGAATTAGAGGGCAATTTCGACCTGAACAATTTTGAGCATTATGCCAGTTACGATCCAGAATCTGGAGCCTGTAAAAGTTACCTCATCAGTTTAAAAAAACAGATTGTGAATATTGGTCAAAATGCCATTCACTTTGCAGAAAACGAGCATGTTTTTATGGAAATATCACAAAAGTATTCGCTTAATGATATCGATCAGCTTGCAGAAAAAACCGGATTTAAACCACTTAAGCGTTTCTTCGATCAACATCAGTATTTTGTAGATGCCATCTGGAAGGTAGACTAG
- a CDS encoding selenocysteine lyase/cysteine desulfurase (product_source=COG0520; cath_funfam=3.40.640.10; cog=COG0520; pfam=PF00266; superfamily=53383), whose protein sequence is MNLSFPILTAYTYLNTANSGILSTNLAEWRTKHDQDFIAGGSIFRMENLPIITDLRNNIAKLFSSKSGNTYLVQNFSVGFNTLLSGLDKNHRFLLLEEEYPSVSYPVISMGFEYNSIAIDEKLEENIIIAIEKFKPTVLAFSMVQYISGLRMDDEFIQKLKATYPDLLLIGDGTQFLGTTNFNFEKSGLDALIGSGYKWLLAGYGNGYAFLSDRMKDAIYSKNKLAELPKAPFLKGKDHLSMCFEPGHLDTLNFGTLNESLNELGSIGFDWIEKTAQAISNKARLALNSRGLIPDWALERKDQSTIMSMPLDQKTVDKIAAAKILCSPRGAGTRISFHFYNTEEDLNQLLRVLDNHS, encoded by the coding sequence ATGAACCTATCTTTTCCGATCCTCACAGCATATACCTATCTCAACACTGCTAATTCTGGCATTTTATCTACCAATCTTGCAGAATGGAGAACTAAACATGATCAAGACTTTATTGCCGGAGGAAGTATTTTCAGAATGGAAAATCTGCCTATCATTACCGACCTCAGAAATAACATTGCTAAACTTTTCAGTTCAAAATCCGGGAACACCTATCTGGTTCAGAATTTTTCAGTAGGTTTTAATACTTTATTGAGTGGGTTGGACAAAAACCATCGTTTTCTATTATTGGAAGAAGAATATCCATCTGTGAGTTATCCTGTAATCAGTATGGGTTTTGAGTACAATAGCATAGCCATTGATGAAAAGTTAGAAGAAAACATCATCATTGCCATTGAAAAATTTAAACCTACCGTACTGGCATTTAGCATGGTACAATACATTAGTGGATTAAGGATGGATGATGAATTTATCCAGAAATTAAAAGCTACATATCCTGATCTTTTGTTGATCGGTGATGGCACTCAGTTTTTAGGTACAACAAATTTTAACTTTGAAAAATCAGGCCTGGATGCTTTGATCGGAAGTGGCTATAAATGGCTTTTGGCTGGATATGGAAACGGTTATGCATTTCTTTCCGATCGAATGAAAGATGCGATTTACAGCAAAAACAAACTGGCCGAGTTACCTAAAGCACCCTTTTTAAAAGGCAAAGACCATTTATCTATGTGTTTCGAACCTGGGCATTTAGATACCTTAAATTTTGGCACATTAAACGAAAGCTTAAATGAGCTTGGCTCAATTGGTTTCGATTGGATAGAAAAAACCGCACAGGCAATTTCCAACAAAGCCAGGTTAGCATTAAATTCAAGAGGCTTAATTCCAGATTGGGCATTAGAGCGAAAAGATCAATCTACCATTATGAGCATGCCATTGGATCAAAAAACAGTAGACAAAATCGCTGCAGCCAAAATCCTTTGCTCACCACGAGGAGCAGGCACAAGGATTTCGTTTCACTTTTATAATACCGAAGAGGATTTAAATCAACTGCTCCGGGTTTTAGATAACCACAGCTAG
- a CDS encoding hypothetical protein (product_source=Hypo-rule applied; pfam=PF12867; superfamily=109854) encodes MENQTSILVTELKKLLNGGGAHVGFKDAVANLPFNLLGEKPYNLPYSIWQLVEHIKIAQWDMLQFSKDGSHRSPKWPDEYWPKELAPKDEHAWNNTLKQIDADLKEFIALLDSDLYEPIPHGDGQSILREALQIADHNAYHVAEIVVIRRLLGAWKS; translated from the coding sequence ATGGAAAATCAAACATCAATACTGGTTACGGAACTTAAAAAATTATTAAATGGGGGTGGAGCGCATGTAGGGTTTAAAGATGCTGTCGCCAATTTGCCTTTTAATCTCTTGGGCGAAAAGCCTTACAACTTACCTTACAGTATTTGGCAATTGGTCGAACACATTAAAATCGCCCAGTGGGATATGCTCCAATTTAGTAAAGATGGATCGCATCGATCGCCAAAATGGCCAGATGAATATTGGCCTAAAGAACTGGCGCCTAAGGATGAACATGCCTGGAACAATACACTAAAACAGATTGATGCTGATCTGAAAGAATTTATTGCTTTATTAGATTCAGATTTATATGAGCCAATCCCGCATGGCGATGGACAAAGTATATTACGCGAAGCCCTACAGATTGCCGATCATAATGCCTACCACGTTGCCGAAATTGTAGTTATCAGGCGTTTGTTGGGTGCCTGGAAAAGCTAA
- a CDS encoding catechol 2,3-dioxygenase-like lactoylglutathione lyase family enzyme (product_source=COG0346; cath_funfam=3.10.180.10; cog=COG0346; pfam=PF00903; superfamily=54593), with translation MLQNSKAFSSFSVDDVQKAKDFYQGVLGIEVKDNPMGVIELVVSGSANVLLYPKPNHVPATFTVLNFPVKNIDQAADELIAKGIKFEIYNEEYLKTDSKGISRGNGGPNIAWFRDPAGNILSILETD, from the coding sequence ATGTTACAAAACTCAAAAGCATTCAGCTCGTTTTCTGTAGACGATGTACAGAAAGCAAAAGATTTTTATCAAGGCGTATTGGGGATCGAAGTGAAAGATAACCCGATGGGCGTAATTGAACTGGTTGTTTCCGGATCAGCAAATGTATTACTTTATCCAAAGCCAAATCATGTTCCGGCAACTTTTACGGTACTTAATTTTCCAGTTAAAAATATAGATCAAGCGGCGGACGAACTTATTGCCAAGGGAATAAAGTTCGAGATTTACAATGAAGAGTATCTCAAAACGGATAGCAAAGGCATCTCCCGGGGAAACGGAGGGCCAAACATCGCTTGGTTTAGAGATCCTGCCGGCAATATTTTGTCTATTTTAGAAACAGATTAG
- a CDS encoding acetate kinase (product_source=KO:K00925; cath_funfam=3.30.420.40; cog=COG0282; ko=KO:K00925; pfam=PF00871; superfamily=53067; tigrfam=TIGR00016), producing MNILVINSGSSSLKYQLFNMPEKAPVCSGLVERIGIEGSFIKHTVYRNNEKYSIEQSGFIANHGEGLKQVLALLTEGEYAVIASPDDIAAVGHRVVHGGEHFTGATLITDEVKHQIKKLFSLAPLHNPVNYKCIEVAEQTFVNAKQIAVFDTAFHQTIPEQAYRYAIPEWYYKEHGIRVYGFHGTSHKYVSEQAIKWLNKVDTKIISIHLGNGCSITAIRNGKSVDTSMGFGPLSGLMMGTRSGDIDPSVIFHLMEHSGYTLEQLSTLVNKQSGLLGVGGSSDMRDIRKMVSEGNATAILALKLYAYRIKKFIGAYAAILNGIDTIVFTAGVGENDSNMREAVCSELNYLGIELDPAQNTAYNGELKEINKVSAKVKILVIPTNEEYEIAHQCFELIG from the coding sequence ATGAACATTTTAGTAATCAACTCCGGAAGTAGTTCCTTAAAATACCAGCTTTTTAACATGCCAGAAAAAGCGCCGGTTTGCAGCGGTCTGGTAGAGCGTATTGGCATTGAAGGCTCGTTTATTAAACATACAGTTTATCGCAACAACGAAAAGTATAGCATTGAACAATCTGGTTTTATTGCTAACCACGGCGAAGGCTTGAAACAGGTTTTAGCTTTGCTAACTGAAGGAGAATACGCGGTAATAGCCAGCCCTGATGATATTGCTGCTGTTGGCCATAGAGTAGTGCATGGAGGTGAACATTTTACAGGCGCAACCCTTATTACAGATGAGGTAAAACACCAGATCAAAAAGCTGTTTTCTCTTGCGCCGCTGCATAATCCGGTTAATTATAAATGTATTGAAGTAGCCGAACAGACTTTTGTAAACGCGAAACAAATTGCAGTATTCGATACAGCATTTCATCAAACCATACCAGAACAGGCCTATCGTTATGCCATTCCCGAATGGTATTACAAAGAACATGGCATCAGGGTATATGGATTTCATGGTACCAGCCATAAATATGTAAGTGAGCAGGCCATTAAGTGGTTAAACAAAGTTGATACAAAAATTATCAGCATTCACCTGGGCAACGGTTGCAGCATTACTGCCATTAGAAATGGTAAATCAGTAGATACGAGTATGGGATTTGGCCCATTAAGCGGTTTAATGATGGGCACACGTTCTGGAGACATCGATCCATCGGTTATTTTTCACTTAATGGAACATTCTGGATATACTTTAGAGCAGTTGAGCACCCTGGTTAATAAACAATCAGGACTGTTAGGTGTAGGTGGCTCGAGTGATATGCGCGATATCAGGAAAATGGTTAGTGAAGGCAATGCAACTGCAATTTTGGCGCTAAAACTTTATGCTTATAGAATCAAGAAATTTATTGGTGCTTATGCAGCTATTTTAAATGGCATAGATACAATAGTATTTACCGCTGGTGTAGGCGAAAACGACAGCAACATGCGTGAGGCTGTATGTTCGGAGCTGAATTACCTGGGCATTGAATTAGATCCAGCTCAAAATACAGCCTATAATGGAGAATTGAAAGAAATTAACAAGGTAAGCGCTAAAGTAAAAATCCTGGTTATTCCAACCAACGAAGAATATGAAATTGCTCACCAATGTTTTGAGCTTATAGGCTAG